The following are encoded in a window of Phaseolus vulgaris cultivar G19833 chromosome 3, P. vulgaris v2.0, whole genome shotgun sequence genomic DNA:
- the LOC137807514 gene encoding uncharacterized protein — protein sequence MANQDKQHKRGFMYIYRGGTGNQRKKELEHGVGQEKKSNSRSWLHKISRTRAFNGGNGNIGGRGEEFVEARKSTSCLELGSPAGGFVEGRKSVSFIEVAASPAARGSTGEEGRKSVSHIERHFAVAGMVEARKSVSHMETFSSVAAYLQVKVLVSDMPCFMQVHAFRCARRTFDSLEKFSAKHIAHNVKKEFDKGYGPVWHCIVGSNFGSFVTHSTGCFLYFQMENLYILLFKTKVKKALD from the exons ATGGCTAACCAAGACAAGCAACACAAGAGAGGGTTCATGTACATCTACAGAGGTGGCACAGGGAACCAGAGGAAAAAAGAGTTGGAGCATGGGGTGGGGCAGGAAAAGAAATCCAATTCTCGCAGTTGGTTGCACAAGATTTCGAGAACTCGAGCTTTTAATGGTGGTAATGGTAACATTGGAGGTAGAGGAGAAGAATTTGTGGAGGCCAGGAAATCAACATCTTGCTTAGAGTTAGGATCACCTGCAGGAGGATTTGTTGAGGGGAGAAAATCGGTGTCTTTCATTGAGGTAGCAGCATCACCAGCAGCAAGAGGAAGCACGGGTGAAGAGGGAAGAAAGTCAGTGTCCCACATCGAGAGACACTTTGCAGTGGCAGGAATGGTTGAGGCACGAAAGTCGGTGTCGCACATGGAAACGTTTTCCTCTGTGGCTGCATATCTTCAAGTAAAGGTTTTGGTCTCAGACATGCCATGCTTCATGCAAGTGCATGCGTTTCGTTGTGCCAGAAGAACATTTGATAGCTTGGAGAAGTTTAGTGCAAAACACATCGCTCATAACGTAAAGAAG GAATTTGACAAAGGGTATGGTCCTGTCTGGCACTGCATTGTAGGCTCAAATTTTGGTTCATTCGTCACACATTCAACTGGGtgctttctttattttcaaatgGAAAATTTATATATTCTACTGTTCAAGACCAAAGTTAAGAAAGCTTTGGATTAA
- the LOC137807515 gene encoding glyoxylase I 4-like yields the protein MSNPLQLKSLNHISIVCASLEKSVEFYVNVLGFSPIQRPSSLDFNGAWLFNYGIGIHLLQSEDPRGMPKTTPINPKDNHISFQCESIAAVEKRLKQMEIEYVKSRVEESGIYVDQLFFHDPDGMMIEICNCDNIPVVPLSEDKVWSCSRFNCNIQNRQRQIQQMIPM from the exons ATGTCGAATCCTTTGCAACTCAAGTCATTGAATCATATCTCTATTGTGTGTGCATCACTGGAGAAGTCCGTTGAGTTTTACGTAAACGTTCTCGGATTTTCTCCTATTCAAAGACCTAGCTCGTTAGACTTCAACGGTGCATG GTTATTCAATTATGGCATCGGAATACACCTTCTCCAATCAGAAGACCCACGAGGCATGCCCAAAACTACTCCCATTAATCCTAAGGACAACCACATTTCTTTCCAA TGTGAAAGTATAGCAGCTGTGGAGAAAAGACTGAAGCAAATGGAGATAGAGTACGTGAAGAGCAGAGTAGAGGAAAGCGGAATCTACGTTGATCAGCTATTCTTCCATGACCCAGATGGCATGATGATTGAAATCTGCAACTGTGACAATATCCCTGTGGTGCCTTTATCAGAGGACAAAGTATGGTCATGCTCACGCTTCAATTGCAATATTCAAAACCGGCAGCGCCAGATTCAACAAATGATCCCAATGTAG